CATCTCACGGCCGTAGATGCCCTTGATGGTGATCATCGAAGTGACGATGCGGGCCCAGTCGACCGGGAACTCCTGGGCGGGCAGGCCGAGCATGGCGATACGGCCGCCGTGCGTCATGTTGGCGATCATGTCGCGCATGGCCTCGGGGCGGCCGGACATCTCCAGGCCGATGTCGAAGCCCTCGCGCAGCCCGAGCATGCGCTGTCCGTCGGCGATACTCGCCTCGGCCACGTTCAGGGCGAGGCTGACGCCGACCTTGCGGGCGAGCTCCAGCCGCTCCTCGCTCACGTCGGTGATCATGACGTGACGTGCGCCCGCGTGCCGGGCCACGGCCGCCGCCATGAGGCCGATCGGGCCGGCGCCGGTGATCAGGACGTCCTCGCCGACCAGCGGGAACGACAGCGCGGTGTGCACGGCGTTGCCGAACGGGTCGAAGATCGCGGCGACGTCGAGGTCGACGGGCACCCGGTGCACCCACACATTGGCGGCGGGCAGGGCGACGTACTCGGCGAAGGCACCGTCGCGCCCGACGCCGAGGCCGACGGTGGCGCGGCACAGGTGGCGGCGGCCGGCCAGGCAGTTGCGGCACTTGCCGCAGACCAGGTGGCCCTCGCCGCTGACCCGGTCACCGGGCTTGATGTCGGCGACGTCCCGGCCGGTCTCCACGACCTCGCCGACGAACTCGTGCCCGACCACGAGCGGGGTGCGTATCGCCTGCTGTGCCCAGCCGTCCCAGGACCTGATGTGCAGATCGGTGCCGCAGATGCCGGTGCGAAGCACCTTGATCAGTACGTCGCCGGGCCCGACGGCCGGTTCCGGAACGTCCGCGAGCCACAGCCCGGGCTCCGCCTTCTCCTTGACCAGCGCCTTCAACGCTACGGCTCCTGTTGCACTCGAGTCCCGGCTGCGGGCATACCGAGTGAGCCCGCAGCCGGGGAGGGGGGTGGAATCGCGTAGCAATCTGCCGTACGGCGCCGCCCCGGTCCATCGAGGATTTCTTAAGCGGCGCCACAGCTTTCCTTCACGCCCTCGGTCGGGGCCTATGGGAGGCGGGAGACCTGGTAGTGGCTGATGTACCAGTTGTCCTCGACGCGGGCCGTGAGTACCGCGAGTTTGACGTCCAGCGCGGGCCGGTCCGTGAACGAGAACCGGACGTCGAGATACCCGAGGACCAGGCCGTCGGCAGGCTGTCTGGTTTCCAGGACGGTGTAGTCGGCTCGCATACCGAGCGGCTGCGAACTGTAGTACTCGGCCACACCTGCCCGGCCCACACTGTAGGGGTGCAGCCCCTGGAAGACGGCGTCCTCGGTGAAGAGGGAGGCGACGTCCTCGGGCCGGTGCCCGTCGACGGCGTCCTTCCACTGGTCGAGGACGCCACTCAGGATCTCCTTCGCGTCCTTCGTGGTGGTCATGTCCGCTCCTTCTGTCAGTGTCCGGCGCTCATGCCACCGTCGACGTGCAGGATCTCGCCGGTGACGAACTGGGCCGTCTCCAGGTAGAGGACGGCGTCGACGATGTCGCCGACCTCGCCCATCCGCCCGACCGGGTGCAGGGCGGCGAGGAACTCGTGGTTCTCCTCCGGGTGCATGGGTGTCTTGATGGTGCCGGGCGACACGGCGTTGACGCGGATGCCACGCGTCGCGTACTCGATGGCGAGGGACTTGGTGGCGGCCTGCACACCGCCCTTGGTCAACGACGCCAGTACGGACGGGACCTTGGCGTCCGCGTTGTCGACCAGGCTGGTGGTGACCGCCACTATGTGGCCGCCGCCCTGTGCGAGCAGATGGGGCACGGCCTGCTGGGTGAGGTGGAACACGCCGGCCAGGTTGATCCCGGTCACGGCGGCGTAGTCCTCGTCCGTGTACTCGGTGAACGGCTTGGCGACGAAGATGCCCGCGTTGTTGACCACGGTGTCGATCCGGCCGAACCGCTCGACGGCGGCGGCGACCACGCGCTCGGCGGTGGCCGGGTCGGCGATGTCGCCCCGCACGGTGAGGACGTCGGCGTCGTCGACGGGGGCGATGCTGCGCGAGGTGGCGACGACGGCGTATCCGAGCTTGCGGTACCCCTCGACGAGGGCGGCGCCCATGCCCTGCGAGGCGCCGGTGATGATCGCAACCTTCTGCTGCCGAGTGCTCATGATGACCTTCTCCGAAGCTGATGACCGATTACTAGCCGACCGGTCGACTATTTGGAACGTAGGCCGGTCGCACGGCAACGTCAAAGGTCAGAGGGGGTCTGCGCGGGACCCGTTTCCTCCCGTGTGGGAGGCGCAGGCTCCCAGCACAGGTCAGGGCCGGAGCGCGTGCGGGTCGTCCGGCGGGAGCCAGGAGTCCGGGGTGTGGATCCCGAGGTCGCCGACGGCGTCGCACAGGGCGTCGACGACGGCCAGGACGCCGGCTCGCGGTTCGTTCTCACGCCGGACCAGGGACCAGGTCCACCACACCTTCGGTCCGACGACCTCCCGGCGGACCAGGTCGGGCGGCAGCGCGGCGGTCTGCCCCTTGGGCGAGTTGACGACGGGCCGGGTACAGCGGCGGACGTGGTCGAAGAAGGCGGGTCCGGTGATGGCCCCGTCGGAGATGCGTACGGCCCGGGAGCCGGTGTCCCGCGTCAGCTCCTCGGCGTACGCGTTCCAGGACGCCCAGGACGTGACGTCGTCGTCGATCAGGACGTCGGTGTCCCGCGCCGCCACGTCGCCGGAATCGGTGCCCTTGGCCACGGCGTAGAGCCGGTCGGCGCCGATGAGCCGGGCGCGCAGCCCGAGCCGCTTCAGGTCCTCGTTCCGCACCCAGCACACCGCGAGGTCCAGGCTGCCGTCGGCGACCCGGGCGGCCTGGGTGTGGGAGGGCGCGACCCATGCGTCGATGTGCACCCGGGCCACCGCGGCGGTACGCGAAGTCACGTCCGTGGGGAGCCAGTTGACGTACCCCAGCCGTACGGACTCCGAGCCCGCCAGGCGTCCGGCCCGGCCCTTGAGGTCGTCGGCCCGTTCCAGCAGGGCCCGGGTGTGCGGGAGCAGGGCGGCGCCGGCCGGGGTGAGGGAGACCGAGCGGCGGTCGCGGTCGAACAGCCGCACACCCAGGTCCCGTTCCAGCGCCTTGATCTGCTGGGAGAGCGAGGGCCCGGCGATGAGCAACCGCTCGGCGGCCCGGCCGAAGTTCAGTTCCTCGGCGACGGCGACGAAGTACCGCAACTGACGCAGTTCCACGGCGGTCATGCTACGCGCGCTGGGAGGCTGCGCCTATCAGCAGCGAGAAAGCCGATCGTGGCATCCGCGCAGGTGGCGGAGCCACGATGGGGGAGGTTCGGTAGGCGGAGGTCCGGCCTGCGCCGGGCGCAGCGCGTGCTCGCCAGATCCTGGGCCCCCTCCTGGTCGCCCCGCTGCTGCACGACGGCTACCGTCCCGCCCTGCTCCCTGGCCGCCCTCCTGGTCCTCGCCGCGGCCTCGGCCGCTGCCGTGCTGAGAATCGGGTTCCCGCACGACATGGTGGTAGTACGACATACGGTGCCCGAAGGACAGCGAGAATCGGTGTAGGACGTCCGGACCGCCCAGGACAGCCCCCCGTTGTCCGCTCCCCGCACTCGGCCGACCGACCAGGAGCCGCTCATGAACACCGCACGGGATCTCGCGATAGTCACCCTGGACACGGCGTCGGACCACGCAGTCGAGCAAGGCGATCTGTCGCTCGCGCTCGCGGCGGCGGAGATGTTCGACCTTCTCGACGCCCACGCCCTCGTCCTGGACGGCGACCTCATCACCCCCAGCGCACAGGCGCCCACGGGTGACCGACTGCTGGACGAGGCCGCCTCGGCACTCGTACGACAGGAGCCTTACGAGTCCGTCGAGGACTGGCTGTGGCGCCGGGGCCGGGGCCTGTCCGCGGCCTACGTCGAGGATCTGGAGCGCGTGGGGCTCACGGCCCGGGCGCCGGGTCCCCGGTTCGCGCTGCGGGCCGCTCCTTCGGTGCCGGTCGACTCGGCGGCCCGACGGCAGGCGGACGAGCGCTGGACCTCGGGCGAGCCCGTCCTCGCCGCCCTGGGCACCGCCGCCGGCATCCGTGACGAGTCGGGCGAGGACGCCGAGGAAGCCGAGAAGCTCACCGACGAGACGGTCACGACCGTCCTGGCCGCACTCGGCAACGCGGTCATGGAACTGGAAGCCGTACGGCAGCGGCGGGCGATCGAGGACGCCGCGTTCGACAACGTGTGGCGGGGCTACTAGGGCGATCGGGCACCGAGGCTCAGCGGGCGCCCAGCAGCGCGAGGCAGTTGTTCCACAGCGGGGTCAGGCGTTCCGTGCTGTTGTACAACTTCGCGAACATGACCTGGCCCTCCAGCTGGGCCACCACCGCCCGCGCCGCCTCGCGCGTGTCCGCCACGGTGACGTCGCCGCGCTCCCGGGCCTCCTTGACGACCGTCTCGACCATGTCGACCTGCGCGTCGAAGATCTCCTGAAGCCGCCGGCGGACCGCCTCGGTCTGATTGCTCAGCTCCAGCGTGAGATTCCCGAACAGGCACCCCGACACGGTCCCGCAGCCCTCCTGGACGGCCCGCTGGCCCGCCTGGGTCTCCTCGAACAGTCCCCTGAGCCGCTGCAACGGTTCGCCGTCAGCCTCCAGGACACGCGCCCAGTCGCGTCGCTGCGCCGCCCAGTGCTCGTCGACGACCGCGAGCGCGAGGGACTCCTTGGACTCGAAGAAGTAGTAGAAGCTGCCCTTCGGCACCCCGGCCGCCTTGCAGATCTCGGCCACACCCAGCGCCGAGTAGCCGCGTCCCTCGATCAGCGAGCGCGCGGCACCGAGGATCTTCTGCTTGGCATCACTGGTACGTCCCACGGGACAAGTGTACGAAGTACTAGACCGGTCGGCTAAAAGTCCCGGGCAGCCAGGAGTCCCGGGCGCTTGGAGTCAGGGGCACGCCAAGTCGGACCGAAGCGGCCGAGGAGCCGAAAGCAGCCGTCGGACACCGCCGAAGCCGCCGTCAGAGCGGCGGGAGTCCGTCGGCCTGCCGTCGTTCCAGCCGGGACATCAGGTCCACCGCGGTCGCCTTGATGGTGTCCAGGCCCGCCCTCCCCCACGGCCGCGGCTCCACGTCCACGACACACACGGTGCCCAGCGCCATCCCGGTGCTGTCGATGAGCGGCGCGCCCATGTAGGAGCGGATGCCGAACTCGTCGACGATCGGATTCCCGGCGAACCGCGGATAGTCGCAGACGTCCTCCAGGACCAACGCCTTGCGTCGCACGACCACATGGGGGCAGAACCCATGGTCTCGCTCCATATGGCGCCCCAGCTCAGGCTTGGAGTCATCGGCCCGTGTGAGGGTCACCCTGTGCTGTGCGTGCAGCCCGGCGAAGAACTGCCGGTTCTCGTCGATGAAGTTGACCATGGCGTACGGCGCCCCGGTGAGCTCGGCGAGATGGTCCGCGAAGACATCGAGGGCCGGATCGGCATGATCCCCCAGTCCCAGCCGGAGCAACCGCTGGGCGCGGGCGGGGGCCTCCTTGTCCTCGGGGGTCAGCAGCAGTCGAGCGACCGGGTGGGGTGGGCCGTAGCTCATGGGCGGATTCCGTCCCTGTGGGCGTACGTCATATGCGGCTCCGTGCGGGTGTGTGTTGCTGTCACATGTGGGCGCCATGGCTGGGCGCGGGTGCCGGTGTGTGGGCGATGAGGTGCCTCACCAGGGTGAGCAGGGTCTGCACGCCGGAGCTGGAGATCCGGGCGTCGCAGCGGACGATGGGGATCTCCGGGTCGAGGTCGATGGCGGCGCGGACCTCCTCCGGGTCGTACCGGTAGCCGCCGTCGAACTCGTTGATCGCGACGATGAAGCCGAGACCCCGCTGCTCGAAGAAGTCGACGGCGGCGAAGCAGTCCTCGAGGCGCCGGGTGTCGGCGAGGATCACCGCGCCGAGCGCGCCTTCCGAGAGTTCGTCCCACATGAACCAGAACCGTTCCTGTCCGGGTGTGCCGAACAGGTACAGGACGTGTTCCGGGTCGAGCGTGATGCGGCCGAAGTCCATGGCCACCGTCGTCTCGACCTTGTTCTCCACCCCTTCGAGGCTGTCGGTCGCTGCGCTGACCGTGGTGAGCAGTTCCTCCGTACTGAGCGGCGCGATCTCGCTGACCGCGCCCACGAAGGTCGTCTTGCCGACCCCGAACCCTCCCGCCACCAAGATCTTCAGTGCGGTGGGGAAGGGATCAGAGCTGTCGTCGTAGTCCATCGAGCACTGCCTCCAGAAGGGCCCGGTCTGTCGGGTTGTGGTGGAACTCGGGGGGCTTGGTGGTGAGCGCCCCGCAGTCGACGAGGTCCGACAGCAGCACCTTGGTGACCGCCGCCGGCAGCTTCAGGTGGGCTGCCACCTCGGCGACCGAGACGGGAGCACGGCACAGGTCGAGCGCCAGCTCGTGCTCGGGGCCCAGGTAGCCGAGGGGGGTCGCCCCGGTGGCCATCACCTGCGAGATGAGGTCGAGCGCGACGGTGGGACGGGTACGGCCGTTGCTGACCGTGAAAGGGCGCACCAGCCGTCCGGCCGCGTCGTCGAGCCAGGGCCCGTCGCCGGCCGCCGTCATGTTCAAGGCCTCAACGCCGAGGGTTCGACGGAGTGCTGCCGGGGCGCGGTGACCAGGTACGGGCGGACGCTCTTGACCAGCATCGCCATCTCGTAGCCCAGCACCGCCGCGTCGGCCTCACGGCCCGCCAGCACGGCCAGACAGGTGCCGGAGCCGGCCGTGGTCACGAAGAGCAGGGTCGAGTCGAGCTCCACGACGACCTGGCGGACCTCGCCCCCCTCGCCGAAGCGGACGCCGGCGCTGCGGCCGAGGGAGTACAGCCCGGAGGCCAGGGCGGCCATGTGGTCGGCGCTGTCCGGGTCGAGGCCGTGAACGGACTTCACGAGCCCGTCGCAGGAGAGCAGGACCGCGCTGGTCGTGTGCGGTACGCGCTGCACGAGGCCGCTCATCAGCCAGTCGAGATCGGAGACATGGGCGGTCGGCGCTTCGCTCGCCATGGTGGATCGACTCCTTGAGGTACGAAGGTCTGCGGGAGCGCCGGGGTTGGGGGTGGTCTCCCAGGCGGACTTCGAGCTGGTCACAGTCGTGGTCATCCGGCTGGAGCGCTCCCGTCAGGCCAAGTGGTGTGGTCGGTACCGGGCGCGGGCCCGGGGTGGGGCTCGGTCAAATGGGCCGGGTCCATGGGCGAGACGTCCATGGAGGGCCGGGTGGTCATGGGGGTCACGTCCATGTGGAGTCCATCCAGGGACGTCGGGCGCAGACGTGTGGGCTGAGGTCGAGCCGCGTCGAGGCTCGTCGGCTCCGGACGGCTGGGCGCCGGGCGTACGGACTCCAGTCGGGTGGGCTGGGAGACCAGGGGGTCCGGGTGGGTCGGCTCCGGGGTGGGTGACGTGGTCTCGGACGTCGTGTGGAGTGAAGGGATGTAGGCGGGAGTGATCCCGTGGGTGATGGGGGCGATCCCGTGGGTCGTGGGGGTGTGCGCCGAATCCATGTGCCCTGCGCCCACGTAGCCCGCACCCATGTGCCCCGTGGCTGTGTGGCCGGTGCTGGCCTGCCCGGTGGTCGTGTGGCCAGTGCCGGTGCTGGTGTGACCCGAGTTCATGTGGCCCGCTGCCGTGTGGCTCGTCGGCGTGTGGCCTGTGCCCGTGCCCATGTGGTCGGCGGACATGTGGTCGGTACCCATGCGGTCAGTGCCGATACGGTCGGCGCCCACATGATCGGTACCCATGTACTCGGTGCTGGTGGGCTCGGCCCCCATGTACCCCGCATCCACATGCTCGGCGTCCCCCCGCGCCGACTCCATGTGCTGCTGCGTCTCAGCCAGCCCGATCCCCCGTTGGAAGGCGGCCATCAGCCCCGGGTCGTGCCCGGCGAGTTGGTCGGACTCCTGCCGTGGTACGGGACCACCACGGAGTTGGGGTGCGATGTGCTCCTGGGCACGTCGGCGCGGCAGTTGGGGCTTGCCCATGGTGCCGCGGACGGTGCTGACACGCGGGGTCGGCGGCGCGCCGGCGTTCTCCTCCACGCGTCGGCGTTCGTCGGGCCTGATGCCGGGCACGGCCTCGGCCGGGTTGGCCCGTTCCTCCCGGGCGCCGCGCACGGGCAGCGGCGCCGGTCCCGCACCGTTCGCCCTCGGGACCGCACCCCTCGCACCGCCCTGCGGCGGCTCCTGCCGATGCGGTGCACCGTGCGATGCCGACGACGCCTGGGACGCTTCGCCCACGCCTCGCCGCCCACCGCTCTCAGCTGCGCCCGAAGCAGCCCCTGCCGCTGCTGCCGCCCCTGACGCCGACCCTGCCGCTGTCCCCGCCCCGGTCGCCCCGGTCCCTCCGGTCGCCCCGGCGTGCCTGCGCTGCTGAGCCGGCACCGGCCCCTGTTGCTGACGCACCTGCGGCGAGGACGGCGCGGCCTGTGCGAGAGCCTGCGCCGACATACCCGTACCGGCACCGGCGACGGCCCCTTGCTGCACCTCAGGCCCCCGCCCCGCACCCGCCCGGGCCCCGGGTTCGTCGCCCAACAGCCCCTGCGGCACGACGAGTACGGCCTGCACTCCGCCGTAGATATTCGTCTGGAGGCGCACATGGATGCCATGGCGCTTCGCGAGCTGCGAGACGACGAACAGGCCGATGCGTCCGTCCGCCAGCAGGCTGGCGACGTTGACCTGGTCGGGGTCGGTGAGCAGGGCGTTCATGCGGTTCTGTTCGCCGACGGGCATGCCGAGCCCGCGGT
The DNA window shown above is from Streptomyces chartreusis and carries:
- the tdh gene encoding L-threonine 3-dehydrogenase gives rise to the protein MKALVKEKAEPGLWLADVPEPAVGPGDVLIKVLRTGICGTDLHIRSWDGWAQQAIRTPLVVGHEFVGEVVETGRDVADIKPGDRVSGEGHLVCGKCRNCLAGRRHLCRATVGLGVGRDGAFAEYVALPAANVWVHRVPVDLDVAAIFDPFGNAVHTALSFPLVGEDVLITGAGPIGLMAAAVARHAGARHVMITDVSEERLELARKVGVSLALNVAEASIADGQRMLGLREGFDIGLEMSGRPEAMRDMIANMTHGGRIAMLGLPAQEFPVDWARIVTSMITIKGIYGREMFETWYAMSVLLEGGLDLAPVITGRYGYRDFEAAFADAASGRGGKVILDWTA
- a CDS encoding YybH family protein, coding for MTTTKDAKEILSGVLDQWKDAVDGHRPEDVASLFTEDAVFQGLHPYSVGRAGVAEYYSSQPLGMRADYTVLETRQPADGLVLGYLDVRFSFTDRPALDVKLAVLTARVEDNWYISHYQVSRLP
- a CDS encoding SDR family NAD(P)-dependent oxidoreductase; protein product: MSTRQQKVAIITGASQGMGAALVEGYRKLGYAVVATSRSIAPVDDADVLTVRGDIADPATAERVVAAAVERFGRIDTVVNNAGIFVAKPFTEYTDEDYAAVTGINLAGVFHLTQQAVPHLLAQGGGHIVAVTTSLVDNADAKVPSVLASLTKGGVQAATKSLAIEYATRGIRVNAVSPGTIKTPMHPEENHEFLAALHPVGRMGEVGDIVDAVLYLETAQFVTGEILHVDGGMSAGH
- a CDS encoding LysR family transcriptional regulator, which encodes MTAVELRQLRYFVAVAEELNFGRAAERLLIAGPSLSQQIKALERDLGVRLFDRDRRSVSLTPAGAALLPHTRALLERADDLKGRAGRLAGSESVRLGYVNWLPTDVTSRTAAVARVHIDAWVAPSHTQAARVADGSLDLAVCWVRNEDLKRLGLRARLIGADRLYAVAKGTDSGDVAARDTDVLIDDDVTSWASWNAYAEELTRDTGSRAVRISDGAITGPAFFDHVRRCTRPVVNSPKGQTAALPPDLVRREVVGPKVWWTWSLVRRENEPRAGVLAVVDALCDAVGDLGIHTPDSWLPPDDPHALRP
- a CDS encoding GPP34 family phosphoprotein, encoding MNTARDLAIVTLDTASDHAVEQGDLSLALAAAEMFDLLDAHALVLDGDLITPSAQAPTGDRLLDEAASALVRQEPYESVEDWLWRRGRGLSAAYVEDLERVGLTARAPGPRFALRAAPSVPVDSAARRQADERWTSGEPVLAALGTAAGIRDESGEDAEEAEKLTDETVTTVLAALGNAVMELEAVRQRRAIEDAAFDNVWRGY
- a CDS encoding TetR/AcrR family transcriptional regulator → MGRTSDAKQKILGAARSLIEGRGYSALGVAEICKAAGVPKGSFYYFFESKESLALAVVDEHWAAQRRDWARVLEADGEPLQRLRGLFEETQAGQRAVQEGCGTVSGCLFGNLTLELSNQTEAVRRRLQEIFDAQVDMVETVVKEARERGDVTVADTREAARAVVAQLEGQVMFAKLYNSTERLTPLWNNCLALLGAR
- a CDS encoding GAF domain-containing protein; this encodes MSYGPPHPVARLLLTPEDKEAPARAQRLLRLGLGDHADPALDVFADHLAELTGAPYAMVNFIDENRQFFAGLHAQHRVTLTRADDSKPELGRHMERDHGFCPHVVVRRKALVLEDVCDYPRFAGNPIVDEFGIRSYMGAPLIDSTGMALGTVCVVDVEPRPWGRAGLDTIKATAVDLMSRLERRQADGLPPL
- a CDS encoding GTP-binding protein, giving the protein MDYDDSSDPFPTALKILVAGGFGVGKTTFVGAVSEIAPLSTEELLTTVSAATDSLEGVENKVETTVAMDFGRITLDPEHVLYLFGTPGQERFWFMWDELSEGALGAVILADTRRLEDCFAAVDFFEQRGLGFIVAINEFDGGYRYDPEEVRAAIDLDPEIPIVRCDARISSSGVQTLLTLVRHLIAHTPAPAPSHGAHM
- a CDS encoding DUF742 domain-containing protein: MTAAGDGPWLDDAAGRLVRPFTVSNGRTRPTVALDLISQVMATGATPLGYLGPEHELALDLCRAPVSVAEVAAHLKLPAAVTKVLLSDLVDCGALTTKPPEFHHNPTDRALLEAVLDGLRRQL
- a CDS encoding roadblock/LC7 domain-containing protein: MASEAPTAHVSDLDWLMSGLVQRVPHTTSAVLLSCDGLVKSVHGLDPDSADHMAALASGLYSLGRSAGVRFGEGGEVRQVVVELDSTLLFVTTAGSGTCLAVLAGREADAAVLGYEMAMLVKSVRPYLVTAPRQHSVEPSALRP